The window GAGTTACAAGGTTTCCAATGTCTTCCGTGATGCCAGAACCGCCGGCCTCACTGTTTGCCGGACTTGGGCTTTCAGTGATGGCGGCGACAGGGCATTACAGATATCTCCCGGCACCTATGATGAGAAGATTTTCCAGGTCTTTTATATTCCAAAAACTCGCTGAAATTTCGCTAATTTCAACATGTCTTAAATCGAAACAGAGGATGAAACCCAGAATCAGCACTATTTCACTCattaatttcaccaaaattttGCTTATTTCGGTCGAATTTCGCTCATTTTAATCACTTCATTTCGctaattttggtcatttcagctGTTCAAATGACCAAGCGAAActcattaaaacaaaaaaaaaaccgtttTGACAAATTTTGCTTATTTCAATCGGACCGaaacgagattttgaactatttACTACTTTGAGCAACAACATTGTTTACCAGTTTTGATATTTGTTTATAATTTTCAGGCACTTGATTTTGTAATTTCGGAAGCAAGGAATTATGGAATTAGTTTAATTTTGAGTTTGGTAAACAACTACAATGACTATGGAGGTAGAGCACAATATGTGCAGTGGGCAAGAAGCGCTGGACAGCAGAtcagtgatgatgatggtttttATACAAATCCAGTGGTGAAAGAGTATTACAAGAATCATGTTAAGGTAAAATTTTAGACTACAAGTACTTAATGGAAGAACCATTATTGAGCTCTCTAGCTTGTATGAATTATATTTAATTGGGTTATCTAATATGGATGAATTATATTACAGAGAGTTCTAACAAGGTTGAACACCATTACTGGATTTGTTTATAAAGATGATCCAACAATCATGGCATGGGAGCTTATGAATGAACCGCGTTGCGAGGTCGACTATTCTGGGAAAACATTAAATGTGAGCCTCAGCACTTAATGTCGTTATTCTTGTTGGATTTTGTTAAGAATTAACAACGCAACAGAACAACgattgcaaaagaaaaacaaacattaACCCTCTGCCTCAATGCAAGATCacttctttatatatatagtgtTTTGATCCATTACAATATAGAAACCCTAATCTATGAAAGTTCAAATCTGCTCCCATAGTATAAATGAATTCCAGAAATTGACATACATGGTTCTCTTAATTTTAACTTGTTTAATTTCAATATGACAAGTTTGGATTCAAGAAATGGCAACCTATGTGAAGTATCTGGACAATAAACACTTGCTTGAGGTAGGGATGGAGGGCTTTTATGGAGATTCAATGCCAGACAAGAAGCAATATAATCCATCTGGTTACTTAGTTGGAACCGATTTCATTAGCAATAATCTCATAAAGGAGATTGATTTTACCACAATACATGCATATCCAGATATTTGGTAAGTTGAAAATCCTCTTTAACCATATATAGTTGTGTTTGGGTGTAAGGGCGGCACGTGatcaggtagtgttc is drawn from Telopea speciosissima isolate NSW1024214 ecotype Mountain lineage chromosome 1, Tspe_v1, whole genome shotgun sequence and contains these coding sequences:
- the LOC122645888 gene encoding mannan endo-1,4-beta-mannosidase 5-like — translated: MVCFFSSTITCICGSLILLALVSETSGSSPGGFIGTRNTQFVLNGSPFFFNGFNSYWMMSVAADPTESYKVSNVFRDARTAGLTVCRTWAFSDGGDRALQISPGTYDEKIFQALDFVISEARNYGISLILSLVNNYNDYGGRAQYVQWARSAGQQISDDDGFYTNPVVKEYYKNHVKRVLTRLNTITGFVYKDDPTIMAWELMNEPRCEVDYSGKTLNVWIQEMATYVKYLDNKHLLEVGMEGFYGDSMPDKKQYNPSGYLVGTDFISNNLIKEIDFTTIHAYPDIWLSGESDDSQMAFLQRWMESHWTDSRMILKKPLLFAEFGKSKKDPGFNISIRDSFLNTIYSNIYNFARSGGTIGGGLVWQILAEEMESYYDGYEIVLTQNPSTSRVITEQSHLMTTLCHIRPQGTDSL